The Qipengyuania aurantiaca genome contains the following window.
GCTCAAGGCGATCTAGCTAGAAATCAATCGCGATGCCGTCCTTGACCCAGTCGCCATAGCGCGTCGGGCTGAGGTCTTCCTCGTCCTTGACCTTTTGCGGCTTGGGCGGCGGTTCGTTGCTCCAGTGTTCGGGCTTCTCGAATGTCTCGGGCCGCTTGGTCGCGCGTTTTGTCATGGCCCTAAAATGCGCAGGCTGGCGCAGGGTTTCAAGTGCGGGTAGGGGCGCATGGCAATGGCAAAGCCTCCCGGAATCCACGCGCGCCGCGCCGCGCTTCGCCTGCTCGACGCCGTCTTCCGGCGCGGCGAGACGCTCGACATCGCCTTCAATGCAGCGACCAAGGACGTGCGCAAGTTCGAGGACAAGGCGCTCGCCCGCGCCATCGCGAGCGAGGTGCTGCGCTGGCTGGTCGATCTCGACACGGCCATCGACAGCGCGACGAAGAAAGCGCTGCCGGAGGATTCCAAGGCCCGCATGGTGCTGCGCATGATGCTTGCCCAGTGGCTGCGTCTAGACACTCCGCCGCACGCCGTGATCGCCACCTGCTTGCCGCTGCTTGCGGGCGGCCCGCGGCGGCTGGCGCATGGCGTGTTTTCCACTCTGACCAAGCGAGAGATTGCTCTCCCCGAAGCGCCAACAATGCCTGAGGAGGTGGCGCAGCGTTGGGGCGAGCGCTCCGAAGACATCGCAGGGGGCCTCGCCGAACCGCCGCCGCTTGACCTCACGCTGAAGGATCCCACCCAGACCGAGATTTGGAAAACGAAGCTCGCCGCCGACAGCCTGCTACCGGGTCACCTGCGCCTGCCGCGCGGGGAGAATGTCGAGAAGCTGGCCGGGTTCGCGGAGGGTGAATGGTGGGTGCAAGACCTCGCGGCCTCTCTTCCCGCGCGCCTGCTCGGGGCGGGTGAAGGGCGCCACGTCCTTGACCTGTGCGCCGCGCCCGGCGGCAAGACGCTCCAGCTCGCCGCGCAGGGCTGGCAAGTCACCTCGCTCGATATCTCCAAGCGGCGGCTCGACCTGCTCAAGGCCAATCTCAAGCGGACCGGTCTCAAGGCTTCCGCCGTGCGCGCCGATGCGCTTGCGTGGGAGCCGAAGCACCATTTCGACGCGATCCTGCTCGACGCGCCCTGCACGGCGACCGGGACCGCGCGCCGCCACCCCGACGTCATCCACCGGATCGGCCAGCGCCAGATCGAGGAGATGGCGGAATTGCAGGCCTCGCTGCTTGCCCGCGCGGCGGAGTGGCTCAAGCCCGGAGGCGTCCTCGTCTACGCGACTTGCTCGCTCGAACGCGAAGAAGGCGAGGGGCAGGACCTGCCTTCCAGCCTCACAATCGCGCCGATTGCTGCGGACGAATTGCCCGATGGCATCAGCCCTGCGGGCGACGGCACGCTGCGCACCGACCCGGGAATGCTGCTCGAAAACGGGGGAATCGATGGATTCTTCATCGCACGGGCGATCCGCGGGGCCTGATTTGCGGCACAAATAGGGCAGGGTCCGGCTCAACTCGTCGCACCCCCGGCCCGAACCGCCCCCTGCC
Protein-coding sequences here:
- a CDS encoding DUF1674 domain-containing protein; amino-acid sequence: MTKRATKRPETFEKPEHWSNEPPPKPQKVKDEEDLSPTRYGDWVKDGIAIDF
- a CDS encoding RsmB/NOP family class I SAM-dependent RNA methyltransferase encodes the protein MAKPPGIHARRAALRLLDAVFRRGETLDIAFNAATKDVRKFEDKALARAIASEVLRWLVDLDTAIDSATKKALPEDSKARMVLRMMLAQWLRLDTPPHAVIATCLPLLAGGPRRLAHGVFSTLTKREIALPEAPTMPEEVAQRWGERSEDIAGGLAEPPPLDLTLKDPTQTEIWKTKLAADSLLPGHLRLPRGENVEKLAGFAEGEWWVQDLAASLPARLLGAGEGRHVLDLCAAPGGKTLQLAAQGWQVTSLDISKRRLDLLKANLKRTGLKASAVRADALAWEPKHHFDAILLDAPCTATGTARRHPDVIHRIGQRQIEEMAELQASLLARAAEWLKPGGVLVYATCSLEREEGEGQDLPSSLTIAPIAADELPDGISPAGDGTLRTDPGMLLENGGIDGFFIARAIRGA